TTTCAAGGCATGTAGTTTGTTATGAATCTAAACCATGCAGCTGGTAACTTTCTAGATACCTGAAACTGCAAATGCTGAGGCGCAAAGAGATGAAGATGAGAGAATAGATGATCTTCTTGAAGGTTGAGAGTTTGTTGACTCAGCTTACtggattacaattttttttaatggataCATGTATTTATAGTTTGTACCTCTGGTGTAATGGATTAACAGAATCTGCTGGTGCGCCGGAGCAGCAAAAGCCTAGTTCTGATGAATCAGATAGCCAACATGATGGTGAGAGAGATGCAGagtaaaaaaaagagtttcttAATGAAATGAGAGTATCCTCACAGTTTAGTTTTATCCATGTAATGCTTTGCAGGGAACATATTAGAGACTCCGGCTCCATCTGAGAAGCAATATAGAGCTGCGCTGTTGAAGAACAAGTTTGCAGATATCATTCTAAAAGCACGCGAGAAAACACTTCCACAGGTCTGGTTTAGTTTAGCCTAATGGCTTAAAGTGGTGACACTTCTTGCCACATCTCCCAACTGAAGTTTGCTTACATATGATCTTGTATGAGGGCAGAATAGTAATAAGGGCGACCCTGAAAAGCTTCGTAAGGAAAGAGAAGAACTCGAACTGCAGATGAAGAAAGgtttgttttgtctcttctaaCAGTGAacatgtttttagttttatgttCTTTCTAAGTTTTAACTGAAAAACCATCTATTTATGTTGCTAGAGAGAGCACGGCTACAAGCTGAGGCAGAGGCTGCTGAAGATGCGCGTCGCCAAGCTGAAGCAGAGGCGGCTGCGGAAGCTGCTGCTGAGTCTAAGCGTAAGAGAGAGCTCGAAAGAGAAGCAGCTCGCCAAGCTTTATTAAAGGTAAAATAGCAAAACATATTGACTTTACATTACATCAGGATAAATGTTTTGAAATGTGCCACCAGATGGAGCAAACTGTGGAGATCAACGAGAACTCGCGGTTCCTAGAGGACCTAGAGATGCTGAGTTCAAGTGCACCAGAGCAATTACCTAGCTCAGTTGATGAAACCAGCCCCGAGAGAGGTTTGGACGCCCTTGGAAGTTTCAACTTCAGAGGAATTAACCCTCTTGAGCAGCTCGGGCTGTACATGAAacaagatgatgatgaagaagaacctGAGGCTCCTCGTGCTGTTCCAAAGCTAGCTACCGACGTGGAAGAAGGTGAAATcgattgaaaaagaaaaaaaaaatgtatatagataatatatacATTGTATAAAAACAATAGCCAGGGCAGGTTTAGTCTAAGGTTTATGATGTTTTCCAATGTTGTCATAAGTTTATATGAAAGGtcttttgagaaatttttttttttcaaatagaaacgaatcaaaaatactcaaaaaaaacaaacattgtGAGAATTCAAATCAAACGTGTAATTTAAACTTTGTAAACAAACTTTAAAGCTTCAAAGGctactacatatatatatgtatcagaGACCATATATGTGATCCAAATTTAAATTGTATTGTAATTTACGAGTAGAACTTGTAGTCCTTAGCTTGGATAATGATTGTCCTTAGCCCTCCAATCGGCGATAGAACCATCAAGCAAACGCCAAATGCAATGCAtatctgaaaacaaaaacaaaaacgcCAATAAAACTCAACATAAGAACAATTGTTTCTTTAAAAAACGTAACCGCAAACGCAAGAAGATACTGTGTTTAGTTGCTGGTACTTACCCAGTTGGTCCACCAAGACAAGCTGTATCTCCTTGGTTTGTATATCGCAAGCCACATTACGCAAGGAAGCTTGTTTtgcagaagaaaaaagaaaaacatttatttaattagtttttatttttatttctttaaactTGAAAATAATCGTTTCAGCAAACGCAGACTTACGAAATATGTAGTCGGAGCAAACGCAAATCCACCAAAAAACGCCAATAGGCCGCCAAAAAACGGAAACGTCATACCAACAAACATTGTTGCGGCTGAAGAATCATAATCAAATCTCATTAGTTGATAATTATAAATAGAACACAGAAGCTGTATATAATAAACAAACTTTAACACTTACCAACGTAGAAATTACGGACAACGAACCGGAGATACCAGCTCGGTCTGAAATTCATCTTCTTAACCAATAGAGTCTCCATCATATCAAAAACAGGCATTGcatatatctgaaaaaaaaaattgacttcAGTTTATACACTCCGGTTTAAATAAATAcggttaaagaaaaaataaaataaaccaacCTGGTAGCTACCGATGACATGTATCACAACGAACATGTTTGCAGTTGCGATTAACCAAGCCGGTTTCTCGAGTGTTTCAAGAATGTTGTCATCAACAGAGTTACCGAACATCCAGTAACCTACAAGTGCGACGGGGAAGTAACAAAGCGCAACGACAATGTAAGCAACCACGACTCCTTTCCACATAGGTCCTTTCGAGGGCTTCTCAGGCGTTGATGGGATCGTGGCTTGGATCTCTAGGACAACGTTGTGTCCTGCGTAAGCAAACGCTACTTCTCCTAACGCGCTGAAGAAGTTGAATACCGTTCCTGCTGTGGATTTTGCTTTGTAACCGTATTCAACGTTTTCTTTAACGCCTTTAGCGGCTGAGGCTGACCATGCTATTGTGGAGTAGCTAGAGTGACAAAAATGTGAAAAGTGGAATTGGATTGGTTAGTTAACTGAAGATATCGGTTTTGGTAAAACCGGTACTAATTGAGACATCTAAtccaaaaatttcaataaaaaaaaacaaccgcACAAATTAGTTTTCGAagaaagtatttaaaaaaatgaattacatatttattttaactaaacTCGAAGCTTTATTAACCGAATCTAAAATGACTTTGAACTAAAAATAGATACTAaacaaaattatagaaaaatatttgagtccaaagtattataattatatatgatggaaaatatataaaatttggaaAACCAGTACTAATTGCAACATCCAAtccaaaaatttcaataaaaaacaACCGGACAAATtagtatttgaaataaatattcgGAACCTAaataagtatttttaaattttcattacaTGTTATTTCTACATGATATATGTACACCCAGtgttaaaaaatgataatataactCCCAAGTTATTATTATCTAaactaaaaattactatttaccaATTTTATAATGAGTTCGAATTCAAATGGATAAACatacttataaaatatatttgaactcaaaaaaaaaatatatatatatttgaactcAAAGTATTATATAATTGAACATGTCCCAAACATTTATAAAACTCGAATTAAGCCTATGACGCTGAACCGAAAACCGAATTAAGCCTATTAAGCTGTAGAAATCGAACCAAATAAAACCGGGTTTACTTCGTGTATATAAAGACTAAATTGCTAAAACCGTATCACAAATGTCAAACCGGTATTATATACCGATCAGTACGATAACTTTGGTTTCAGCATGTCTTTTTCTCCAGTCCAAACTAaaccaagcaaaaaaaaaaaccaaaccggTACGTCCATTTCCTAATAACGTGTTGAAATCTAACATAAGTTTTAGCCATAAGGTTGAATCGCACCGGCTGTCAAGTTAATAACCAACTCAGAGTTCTATTCAAAAGCTGGTTTAGTTACCTGAGAGACATCACGGCGGCAGCAAGAGAGACTCCAGAGATAGAGTTAAAGTTAGGAAGATGAGAGAGGACGAAGTGTACGGATGCGAAGATCATGATGAAGTAAGTGAGTTTAATCGATTTACAATCCTTGCAGACGAGATCATGAAACTTCTTCAAAGACTTTCCTCCTGTGACCATATAAACGATGCAAACGCCGACTTCCACGATCAGCTGTTGCGGAACGACTATGTAGAGTCCAAGCTTCTCTCCAAACGCGTGTTGTCCAAGCTCGTGGTAACGGTCGAAACGTTTCCCTGGAACCATCTCGTGCATCTCCACCATTTGCCATAGTGTGTATAGTGTTATGATCCATGATAAAATTAGAATCACCACACCCGGTCCCCTGTTAACCGGAATTTTTGATTAGCTTAAGATCAGATAGCTCTGCCAACCAGTAATTGTAATAGTTTTCAACTTGCCCTGacttaaaatcaattatatatCACTAGAAAACAGAACGTGACATAAACTTTGTATATACTATAGTTAAGTTTTGAGAGATAAATAGATTGTTAACCTAACGTTTTAGAATGTATAAGACCATTTTTTGCAATCTCTAGGATACATTTTCATgagtaaactttttttttaaaggaaaatactaaatactaatttgtttatttttacaatCTCAAAGTTTGGTTCAAATAAAACTATAGCAAAACTCTAACCATACTCATTTGGTCGGTActgtttggtttaaatatgCATCCATATTGGAAATTCAAATGATATATTGccttttgagttgttttttGTAAGCTTAGCTCTCGATCCAAggttaattatgaaaaaaaattgtttggaattTGAAACCGAAAAGAATAGAAAGTgatagatatatttatataccagCCAAGCTGAGCCATGGCATAAGGGAGGCTAAGAACACCGGCTCCAACCATAGCTGTGACATTGTGAAACGCAGAGTACCACCACTTTGCATTTCTTGATGATGTTATCGGAAGCCAAGCGTCGATTTCTTTCTCTCTTGCTCTTTTCTCTTCCACCTGTTATAAATTTGATCAAATCACCATTAATATTGAATTATGTATTCATTTTTTTGGGTCTATATATGTATTCATGAGGCTTTGAAGTAGATATTGCTTAAGGGGACAAAACAGTAACAAATCAACTTATAAGCGTCGTCCaagttccaaaaactttgggtAAGTCATGAAGCACAAGGTACAAACAAATCCAAAACTTTCTGTTTAACTTGTTGTAAAAGTAATTGCAGCTCAACCACTCAACTATTAAATAGCAATAACAAAAAAGGTTAAGAACTCCATTCACAAATTATTTTCTGAAATAAAATACTgagtaatttttgttttattatttcaattttgATAGAACTACCTCattcataataataaaaacatagatGGAAAAAGAGAGAAACTAACAAGTTTATCGTATGAATCTTCAGCAGGAGCTTGAGTTTCCATGGTGATAGCAGAAAAAGTAAGAGGGGAGACAGATAGAGAAAGATGAGACCTTAACAAGTTTCACAGAGCTAAGACAACCTTGataatacacacacacacatatatatttatagctGAATGTCACCGAATATGATGAGAGAGATAATGATAtcataaaatgaaataattcatatttaaaaaaaaaattattcatagtATACTCAATAAAACATAGGACAGTAAAATCGGATATCAGCTCAGTCATACATGATATATTTCGTTTCTCACtgtaattaattatttcaaaccTGTAAATATTTCAACATGCATGGCTATGGTGGAACATAAAATTCAAGAAGAATATATATCATATTGGGTAATACATCTCAAAATTGAAATATCCAGACCTAGTATTTTtcaataaattcattattttaaaattaattttgattttacaaacagaaaaaagCTCTCGTAACTTTTGTACACTTTGCTTGTATAACATATTAATTGCTTAGAATTTATTTACATGCAGCCACCATTAACAGAAaatattagataatttattagAATGTGTTTGTTCACACCACGATTGCATATGAACTGTCTTCGTTGCCTGTACACAGATATATACATAGATTAAAAAACGAAACATCATAGACAAGTTTTAATGAGAATATAAATATCATAGATAGGGACGATAACGTGATTAGCTCTATTATATGACTATGTACAATTATATTGACTATACTTTTAAAACCTAACGCAGAAAAATGCGTTTTCTAAATATCCCACCATTAGAGGCGTTGACTAATAGGAAACCGATTCTAGCCTATTACTCCCTAATATACTTCGTTTCTTATTAACATTTTTTCGGAATCTTGGATTCATGTCAGCAATTTTGTTCACTAGATCCTCTATTatcagaaagaaaaataaataagtcGTATGTTGGCTTGTTGTGTACATCTCTCCAATCTAatctaacctatactaaaagggttaTATGAGGAGTAGGGAGGCTGTCCACGTCAGCCAATTAAATCATCCAATCATAAAGTTTTAAATCGCCACGTCATTTTCGCTTATGAGTGAAGCCCGAAACTGGCCCAAGCCGAGTCTAGCCTAAGCCCTAATTTGTCTGAAGCGTAAAAAGTTCATCTTCCGACTCTTCCACTTCGACTTCAACTAATTTCTCTGTAACTCTGTTACGGCTTGCTCCTCTCTTCTTTATTGTTTCGTTATGCCTCCCTCTTCAATCAACACCCGAGTCTTCCACTTCGTCTCCACCGTCTCGGTTGATCTGTAATCTTCGTCTTCACCTGAATACTTTGAAATCTCTTCCGTGAATATGATGGTATGTCGTTATTTCGAGATTCGatttttaaatatgacaaaTGTTTGCAGGTTGTTCCACGAATCTCCTTCGTATACTTTGTTTTTGATTCCTCTGTTGTAGTGATTATTTAAGAGTTTTGGGTTGGGAACGAAGAGCTTCCTCATCTGTACGCGAAGAGACTTGGCGACACTGGTTATCACAGCCACAGTGGTTCAAGCGGTGAGAGCTGGAACAGATCCTCAGGTGACAGCACAAAAGATTGCAACTTTGGCGAGGCAAAGAGCACAGGACAAGAACAGACAAACTCCATTCTCTACGCAGCGCAAGATGATGGATTCAGATACTATGGAGGTAAGCTTGATGACATTGtgtatgtaaataaaaagagaaagagaactTGTGTTGGATTATGAATAGCTCATTAGCTGTAATTGATTCACACACCCACAGGACTTGCGAAATATATTAACATTGCCCACATATAAGTTGCTTGAGTTTCTCTTTAAGatcaagcttttaatgattgtGTATTGTGTTTAATGAGACAGAACATAGGTTACGTGATCATAGCTTACAGTGTGTATTTTCTTGTGTGTCTTGTGTGTTTGCAATAGCTTATAGTGTGTATATTGCTTCTGTGTGTTGTGTGTATTGTGTGTATATTCACTCAGACCCGTCTCTTGCTTTTGCAGATGGAGCCAAGACACACATGTGACAACTAAAAAG
The nucleotide sequence above comes from Brassica napus cultivar Da-Ae chromosome A9, Da-Ae, whole genome shotgun sequence. Encoded proteins:
- the LOC106428802 gene encoding lysine histidine transporter 1-like, which gives rise to METQAPAEDSYDKLVEEKRAREKEIDAWLPITSSRNAKWWYSAFHNVTAMVGAGVLSLPYAMAQLGWGPGVVILILSWIITLYTLWQMVEMHEMVPGKRFDRYHELGQHAFGEKLGLYIVVPQQLIVEVGVCIVYMVTGGKSLKKFHDLVCKDCKSIKLTYFIMIFASVHFVLSHLPNFNSISGVSLAAAVMSLSYSTIAWSASAAKGVKENVEYGYKAKSTAGTVFNFFSALGEVAFAYAGHNVVLEIQATIPSTPEKPSKGPMWKGVVVAYIVVALCYFPVALVGYWMFGNSVDDNILETLEKPAWLIATANMFVVIHVIGSYQIYAMPVFDMMETLLVKKMNFRPSWYLRFVVRNFYVAATMFVGMTFPFFGGLLAFFGGFAFAPTTYFLPCVMWLAIYKPRRYSLSWWTNWICIAFGVCLMVLSPIGGLRTIIIQAKDYKFYS